Proteins from a genomic interval of Syngnathus acus chromosome 4, fSynAcu1.2, whole genome shotgun sequence:
- the LOC119122347 gene encoding uncharacterized protein LOC119122347, producing MNKQRICADFQSLTLMAVTRPMTVLCLLCSRRLCFSRADWRIVFICVVWLARLHLFTLAAPARLDSALLGSHLFTLPAPTDSRQTSDSSSRGTMKLDLKLLCMALGLVFCVDQSAEVTPCDHAGSTDDKKCQGKRGGALALKANGATGQDNVVWTKEGSPPETITPAAGKYAKSEPNEAVLTILNLKGDSEGKYTASDAGISTAQKFIVQVADCFGSATDVTCDGKATGELWLKAIGPANGSVTWTKEGPTPTAIEDEAGKYAKTGGFKSTLKILNLGKESQGTYVATGGSIAPAKQKFIVQGLMLRKKSPAA from the exons ATGAACAAGCAACGAATATGTGCAGACTTTCAAAGCCTGACTTTGATGGCTGTGACGAGGCCGATGACGGtcctttgtttgctttgctcGAGACGTTTGTGCTTTTCTCGGGCCGACTGGCGGATTGTCTTCATTTGCGTTGTTTGGCTCGCTCGCTTGCATCTCTTCACACTTGCAGCTCCAGCTCGGCTCGATTCGGCTCTGCTCGGCTCGCATCTCTTCACACTTCCAGCTCCGACAGACAGCAGGCAGACTTCCGACTCGTCTTCGAGAGGCACAATGAAGTTGGACCTCAAGCTGCTGTGCATGGCCTTGGGCCTCGTCTTCTGCGTTGATCAAAGTGCGGAAG TGACGCCATGCGACCACGCTGGATCTACTGATGACAAGAAGTGCCAAGGCAAGCGGGGAGGAGCGCTCGCCTTGAAAGCCAATGGCGCTACGGGTCAAGATAATGTCGTCTGGACGAAGGAAGGATCCCCACCTGAAACAATTACGCCCGCCGCTGGCAAGTACGCGAAAAGTGAACCAAATGAAGCCGTCCTGACGATCCTAAACCTGAAAGGCGACTCCGAGGGAAAGTACACGGCCAGCGACGCAGGCATCTCAACAGCGCAAAAGTTCATCGTCCAAG TGGCAGACTGCTTTGGCAGCGCAACAGACGTGACGTGCGACGGCAAGGCGACTGGTGAGCTCTGGCTGAAAGCCATTGGCCCTGCCAACGGCAGTGTCACCTGGACGAAGGAAGGACCCACACCTACAGCTATTGAAGACGAGGCTGGCAAGTACGCGAAAACTGGAGGATTCAAGTCCACCCTGAAGATCCTAAACCTGGGGAAGGAATCCCAGGGAACGTACGTGGCCACGGGTGGCAGCATCGCTCCAGCAAAGCAAAAGTTCATCGTCCAAGGTTTGATGTTGCGCAAAAAGTCGCCGGCCGCATGA
- the dmrta2 gene encoding doublesex- and mab-3-related transcription factor A2, translated as MDLRAEMQPAVSSSASVSAAQVAAVASIPVSMASSLLRGPPLLLRAADKYPRTPKCARCRNHGVVSALKGHKRYCRWKDCMCAKCTLIAERQRVMAAQVALRRQQAQEENEARELQLLYGTAEGLALAAANGIIPPRPGYEVFATVGSDNSNSADSSVQKFDLFPKGQASGPSTPQQAGGTQTPAESDAPGLSSPDARHGGGGAYGSENGDSESFIHSPVTKPSKDGGETPCRSVSSLCSDSGSETDKDEREPSPSPSPSSAGSRQMHALNILTRVFPSHKRSVLELVLQGCGKDVVQAIEQILNNPTQGSQHKSGSEETWSAERLLQSSQPPPSTSSSSSSSAPAPIRPMLPGAMTLSNRSAFSPLQPNAPHFGAEPSAYSLGTHLGLNPLRLAYSAHSRGLAFMTPYSTTGLMPTLGFRPPMDYAFSDLIRDRTMLHKEQGYAGGLYGPLVNNTPDKQ; from the exons ATGGATCTCAGAGCGGAGATGCAGCCCGCCGTCTCCTCGTCGGCCTCGGTCTCCGCCGCTCAAGTGGCCGCGGTGGCTTCCATCCCGGTGTCCATGGCGAGCAGCCTCCTGCGCGGGCCGCCGCTCCTGTTGCGCGCCGCCGACAAGTACCCGCGCACGCCCAAGTGCGCGCGGTGCCGCAACCACGGCGTGGTGTCGGCCCTGAAAGGTCACAAGCGCTACTGCCGCTGGAAGGACTGCATGTGCGCCAAGTGCACGTTGATCGCCGAGAGGCAGCGAGTCATGGCGGCCCAGGTGGCGCTGCGCAGGCAGCAAGCGCAGGAGGAGAACGAAGCCCGGGAGCTGCAGCTGCTCTACGGCACCGCCGAGGGACTCGCCCTTGCAGCTGCCAACGGCATCATCCCGCCCAGGCCGGGCTACGAGGTCTTTGCCACGGTGGGCAGCGACAACAGCAACTCCG CTGACTCGAGCGTGCAGAAGTTCGACTTGTTCCCAAAGGGCCAAGCATCTGGCCCTTCCACGCCACAGCAGGCTGGCGGCACGCAGACGCCCGCAGAGAGCGACGCCCCGGGCCTTTCATCTCCAGACGCTCGCCacggaggaggcggagcttaCGGCTCCGAGAACGGAGACAGCGAGTCGTTCATCCACTCGCCGGTGACCAAGCCTTCGAAAGACGGCGGCGAGACTCCCTGCAGGTCCGTCAGCTCCCTGTGCTCGGACTCCGGTTCCGAGACTGACAAGGACGAGCGGGAGCCTTCGCCGTCCCCGTCGCCGTCCTCCGCGGGCTCCAGGCAAATGCACGCCCTCAACATCCTTACCCGGGTGTTCCCCAGCCACAAGCGCAGCGTGCTAGAGCTTGTCCTGCAGGGCTGTGGCAAGGACGTGGTGCAGGCCATCGAGCAGATCCTCAATAACCCGACTCAGGGCAGCCAGCACAAGTCCGGCTCCGAGGAGACTTGGAGCGCGGAGAGGCTGCTGCAAAGCTCGCAGCCACCTCCTTCCACCTCCTCGTCCTCGTCTTCCTCGGCTCCAGCCCCAATTCGACCCATGCTGCCCGGTGCCATGACGCTCAGCAACCGCTCGGCCTTCTCGCCCCTGCAGCCCAATGCCCCCCACTTCGGAGCTGAGCCGAGCGCTTACTCGCTAGGAACCCACCTGGGACTCAACCCGTTGCGGCTGGCCTACTCAGCGCATAGCCGCGGCCTGGCCTTCATGACGCCCTACTCTACCACGGGCCTCATGCCCACCCTGGGCTTCAGACCCCCGATGGACTATGCCTTCAGCGACCTCATCCGGGACAGGACGATGTTGCACAAGGAGCAGGGCTACGCCGGAGGCCTGTACGGGCCTCTGGTCAACAACACGCCGGACAAACAGTGa
- the gclm gene encoding glutamate--cysteine ligase regulatory subunit, with amino-acid sequence MDPHNTNAEAKGSLLSHAKTLRLHTGNLVNRARLTKKCPCSPSEELQECIQATLSSWFSTIEGPTEDLPDTLDCNIPQATDAIIPEEREELKVSAKLFLFESDQSSIRDAVEMACQTLAVAQLDSVIIAPRRLLSGDVQTLAPLQPAWEELEALVRSQRIAAIGTSDLDKDLLEQLYIWAQVKPSSNQVNLASCCVMPPELTAFAKEFDIQLLTHNDPAELISAATFREAMQEGTQHASAADWKLEWLLRYSVIVKSRGIIKAMGYLFSARKAEL; translated from the exons ATGGATCCTCACAACACTAACGCGGAGGCGAAGGGGAGCCTACTGAGCCACGCGAAGACGCTCAGGCTCCACACGGGAAATTTAGTCAACAGAGCCCGCTTGACGAAGAAATGTCCATGTTCCCCCAGCGAGGAG CTTCAAGAATGCATTCAGGCTACGCTGAGCAGCTGGTTCTCCACAATAGAAGGACCTACTGAG gaTTTACCCGACACATTGGACTGTAACATCCCCCAGGCCACAGATGCGATCATACCTGAGGAGAGGGAGGAGCTTAAGGTGTCAG CCAAGTTGTTCCTCTTCGAGTCGGATCAGTCGTCCATCAGAGATGCAGTGGAGATGG CCTGTCAGACGTTGGCTGTGGCCCAGCTGGACTCTGTTATCATCGCGCCGCGAAGGCTCCTTAGCGGCGATGTCCAAACGCTGGCTCCCCTTCAGCCGGCGtgggaggagctggaggcgCTCGTCCGTAGCCAGAGGATCGCCGCTATCGGAACTTCCGACCTGGACAAGGACCTCCTGGAGCAGCTTTACATCTGGGCTCAG GTCAAGCCCAGCAGCAACCAAGTGAACCTGGCCTCCTGCTGCGTGATGCCCCCCGAGCTGACGGCCTTCGCCAAAGAGTTTGACATCCAGCTTCTCACACACAACGATCCTGCGG AGTTGATATCAGCGGCCACCTTCCGGGAGGCGATGCAGGAGGGAACGCAGCACGCGAGCGCGGCCGACTGGAAGCTAGAGTGGCTCCTTCGCTACTCCGTCATCGTCAAGAGTCGCGGCATCATCAAGGCCATGGGCTACCTGTTCAGCGCCAGGAAGGCGGAACTCTAG